Proteins encoded in a region of the Pseudomonas sp. GOM7 genome:
- the prpF gene encoding 2-methylaconitate cis-trans isomerase PrpF, with protein MAHLPQVKIPATYIRGGTSKGVFFRLQDLPESCQVPGEARDKLFMRVIGSPDPYAAQIDGMGGATSSTSKCVILSKSTQPDHDVDYLYGQVSIDKAFVDWSGNCGNLSTAAGAFAIHAGLVDPTRIPEDGTCVVRIWQANIHKTIIAHVPVSNGQVQETGDFELDGVTFPAAEIVLEFLDPSDDGEEGGSMFPTGNLVDDLEVPGIGTFKATMITAGIPTIFVNAEDIGYRGTELREDINGDPAQLARFEQIRIAGALRMGLIKTAEEAATRQHTPKIAFVSPPKDYCTSSGKDVKASDIDLLVRALSMGKLHHAMMGTCAVAIGTAAAIPGTLVNLAAGGGEREAVRFGHPSGTLRVGAQAKRVDGQWTVTKAVMSRSARILMEGWVRVPGDSF; from the coding sequence ATGGCTCATCTGCCTCAAGTGAAAATCCCCGCCACCTATATCCGTGGCGGCACCAGCAAGGGCGTATTCTTCCGCCTGCAGGATCTGCCCGAGTCCTGCCAGGTGCCTGGCGAGGCCCGTGACAAACTGTTCATGCGCGTGATCGGTAGCCCCGATCCGTACGCCGCGCAGATCGACGGCATGGGCGGCGCAACCTCAAGCACCTCCAAGTGCGTGATCCTGTCGAAAAGCACTCAGCCCGATCACGATGTCGACTACCTCTACGGCCAGGTCTCCATCGATAAGGCCTTCGTCGACTGGAGCGGTAACTGCGGCAACCTGTCCACCGCGGCTGGCGCCTTCGCCATTCATGCCGGCCTGGTCGACCCCACGCGAATTCCCGAGGACGGCACCTGCGTGGTGCGCATCTGGCAGGCCAACATCCACAAGACCATCATCGCTCATGTGCCGGTCAGCAATGGGCAGGTGCAGGAAACTGGCGACTTCGAGCTGGACGGCGTGACCTTCCCGGCGGCCGAGATCGTGCTGGAATTCCTCGACCCGTCCGATGACGGCGAGGAGGGCGGCTCGATGTTCCCCACCGGCAACCTGGTGGACGATCTGGAGGTACCTGGCATCGGCACCTTCAAGGCCACCATGATCACCGCCGGCATCCCGACCATCTTCGTCAATGCAGAGGACATCGGCTATCGGGGCACCGAGCTGCGCGAGGATATCAATGGCGACCCGGCGCAACTGGCGCGCTTCGAGCAGATCCGCATTGCCGGCGCACTGCGCATGGGGCTGATCAAGACGGCCGAGGAGGCCGCGACCCGTCAGCACACCCCGAAGATCGCCTTCGTCAGCCCACCCAAGGATTACTGCACCTCAAGCGGCAAGGACGTCAAGGCCAGTGATATCGACCTGTTGGTGCGCGCGCTGTCCATGGGCAAGTTGCACCACGCCATGATGGGCACCTGCGCGGTGGCCATCGGCACGGCGGCGGCGATTCCCGGCACGCTGGTCAACCTGGCTGCCGGTGGCGGCGAACGCGAGGCGGTGCGTTTCGGCCATCCTTCCGGCACCCTGCGTGTCGGCGCCCAGGCCAAGCGGGTCGATGGTCAGTGGACAGTGACCAAGGCGGTGATGAGTCGCAGTGCGCGCATTCTGATGGAAGGCTGGGTGCGGGTGCCGGGCGACAGCTTCTGA
- the rraA gene encoding ribonuclease E activity regulator RraA yields the protein MHYITPDLCDAYPELVQVVEPMFANYGGRDSFGGQMVTIKCHEDNSLVKEQVDLPGEGRVLVVDGGGSLRRALLGDMLAEKAAKNGWAGIVVYGCIRDVDVIAQTDLGVQALASHPMKTDKRGIGDLNVPVTFGGVTFKPGEYLYADNNGIIVSPQALSMPE from the coding sequence ATGCACTACATCACCCCAGACCTGTGCGATGCCTACCCGGAACTGGTGCAGGTGGTCGAGCCGATGTTCGCCAACTACGGTGGCCGTGATTCCTTCGGTGGGCAGATGGTCACCATCAAGTGCCATGAGGACAACTCGCTGGTCAAGGAGCAGGTCGATCTGCCCGGTGAAGGCCGTGTGCTGGTGGTCGATGGTGGTGGTTCGCTGCGTCGTGCGTTGCTCGGCGACATGCTGGCCGAGAAGGCAGCGAAGAATGGCTGGGCGGGAATAGTCGTGTACGGCTGCATTCGCGACGTCGACGTGATCGCGCAGACCGATCTTGGCGTACAGGCCCTGGCCAGCCATCCGATGAAGACCGACAAGCGTGGTATCGGCGACCTCAACGTACCGGTGACTTTCGGCGGCGTGACCTTCAAGCCAGGCGAGTACCTGTATGCCGACAACAACGGCATCATCGTCTCCCCGCAAGCCTTGAGCATGCCGGAATAA
- a CDS encoding CrfX protein translates to MPMHDPFEESLRDLLKTTPASRDDDACLHRVLKTANRQVGAGDLFSLMGHWLQALMIALNNGSAHVAPVSRRTQPSASADKAD, encoded by the coding sequence GTGCCCATGCACGACCCATTTGAAGAATCCCTGCGCGATCTGCTCAAGACGACGCCGGCGAGCCGCGATGACGACGCTTGCCTGCATCGCGTGCTGAAGACCGCCAACCGCCAGGTCGGTGCGGGCGATCTGTTCAGCCTGATGGGGCATTGGCTACAAGCACTGATGATCGCCCTGAACAACGGCTCGGCGCATGTCGCGCCGGTTTCGCGCCGTACCCAACCCTCCGCTTCCGCTGACAAGGCCGATTGA
- a CDS encoding LysE family translocator gives MTLNDALLFAPVALLIAITPGPNNFCSMNNGIRHGVGTAVLATTGRVAAFAFFLSISAVGLGAMLLASERVFTAIKWIGAAYLLYLGISAWRSHAFAPSEQQGALPSRRNLWLATRQEFLIGISNPKAILLFAAIFPQFIRTDQPATEQFLYLGATYLLAEYVASLLYALFGLQIRRLIRTARGVRNLNRTTGAFFVGAGGLLLGTSQH, from the coding sequence ATGACACTCAACGACGCCCTGCTGTTCGCCCCGGTCGCCCTGCTGATCGCTATAACACCGGGGCCCAACAATTTCTGCTCGATGAACAATGGCATCCGCCATGGTGTGGGCACCGCAGTGCTGGCCACCACTGGGCGAGTCGCCGCCTTTGCCTTTTTCCTCTCGATTTCGGCTGTCGGCCTCGGCGCGATGCTGCTGGCATCCGAGCGAGTATTCACTGCAATCAAATGGATCGGCGCCGCCTACCTGCTGTACCTGGGCATCAGCGCTTGGCGCAGCCACGCCTTCGCCCCGAGCGAGCAGCAAGGAGCGCTACCCTCACGGCGCAACTTGTGGCTGGCGACACGCCAAGAGTTCCTCATCGGCATCAGCAATCCCAAGGCGATCTTGTTGTTCGCGGCGATCTTTCCGCAATTCATCCGCACCGATCAGCCAGCCACCGAACAGTTTCTCTACCTCGGGGCGACCTACCTGCTGGCTGAATACGTGGCCTCGCTGCTATACGCACTATTCGGTCTGCAGATTCGCCGCCTGATCCGTACCGCTCGCGGTGTACGCAACCTCAACCGCACCACCGGCGCCTTCTTCGTGGGTGCCGGTGGCCTGTTGCTGGGCACCAGCCAGCACTGA
- a CDS encoding mechanosensitive ion channel family protein, protein MELDPWTQSLIAAMSALWNKVAGFIPNLFVALVLVLLGFVVAKLLDTLLSKLLGKVGLDRLMMGTGMTKLLGRVGIQVSVSTLIGKIVYWFVLLIFLVSAAESLGLQRVSATLDVLALYLPKVFGAALVLLAGVLLAQLVSSLVRGAAEGVGLEYAHGLGRVAQGLVIIISISVAIGQLEIKTDLLNNVIAIVLISVGLAVALALGLGSREIASQILAGIYVRELYQVGQQVQIGEVEGQIEEIGTVKTILLTDSGELVSVANRVMLEQRVNSR, encoded by the coding sequence ATGGAACTCGACCCCTGGACCCAAAGCCTGATTGCCGCCATGAGCGCCCTGTGGAACAAGGTGGCAGGCTTCATTCCCAATCTGTTCGTGGCGCTGGTGCTGGTGTTGCTGGGCTTCGTCGTGGCCAAGCTGCTCGATACCCTCCTGTCCAAGTTGCTAGGCAAGGTGGGGCTGGATCGCCTGATGATGGGCACCGGGATGACCAAGCTGCTGGGGCGTGTCGGTATCCAGGTATCGGTCTCCACCCTGATCGGCAAGATCGTCTACTGGTTCGTACTGCTGATCTTCCTGGTTTCGGCCGCTGAATCGCTCGGCCTGCAGCGCGTGTCTGCAACCCTCGACGTGCTGGCGCTGTATCTGCCCAAGGTGTTCGGGGCGGCCCTAGTGCTGCTCGCTGGCGTGCTGCTGGCACAACTGGTCAGCAGCCTGGTGCGTGGCGCTGCCGAAGGTGTGGGCCTGGAGTATGCCCACGGCCTGGGACGCGTCGCCCAGGGGCTGGTGATCATCATCAGCATCTCGGTGGCCATCGGCCAACTGGAAATCAAGACCGACCTGCTCAACAACGTCATCGCCATCGTGCTGATTTCCGTCGGTCTGGCGGTCGCGCTGGCCCTGGGGCTGGGGAGCCGTGAGATCGCCAGCCAGATCCTGGCGGGTATCTACGTGCGCGAGTTGTACCAGGTTGGGCAACAAGTGCAGATCGGCGAGGTCGAAGGACAGATCGAAGAGATCGGCACGGTGAAGACCATTCTGCTGACCGACTCCGGCGAGCTGGTTTCGGTGGCCAATCGCGTGATGCTCGAACAACGGGTGAACAGTCGCTGA
- a CDS encoding alpha/beta fold hydrolase, with the protein MQSSSELFPVALVSAELRGDLSEDVYRLKPNNSPDTSVELALTRLGLAAADTPRGVPVVLLHGSFSNRRFWYSPRGLGLGAYLARAGFDVWIAEMRGHGLSPRNTDYRNNSVAQYARYDLPAIADFVFEQTGQAAHWLGHSLGGVVLAAALGGWYLDGGRVRSASLFGSQVSRGHWPLKLPPVQWSARLALRLFPYLSGRRLKRGPEDEPIGIVREFLHWQRLFGRFGEPERDWWAGLAEVRLPVLAVSAVGDRQDPAWACRKLLQQCGQASTTFLLLSKANGFSSDFGHIEMLVSKEAQTEVWPLVKHWLQHLQLPPDISE; encoded by the coding sequence ATGCAAAGCAGCAGTGAGCTTTTTCCCGTCGCCCTGGTCAGCGCTGAGCTTCGTGGTGACCTCAGCGAGGATGTCTACCGCCTCAAACCCAACAACAGCCCCGATACCAGCGTCGAGCTGGCGCTGACCCGTCTGGGGCTGGCTGCTGCAGACACGCCGCGTGGTGTGCCGGTGGTGCTGTTGCATGGCAGCTTCTCCAACCGGCGTTTCTGGTATTCACCCAGGGGGCTGGGGCTGGGCGCCTACCTGGCGCGCGCCGGTTTTGATGTATGGATCGCCGAGATGCGTGGCCATGGTTTGTCGCCACGTAACACTGACTACCGCAACAACAGCGTGGCGCAGTATGCCCGGTACGACCTGCCCGCCATCGCCGATTTCGTTTTCGAGCAGACGGGGCAGGCCGCGCATTGGCTCGGTCACTCACTGGGTGGTGTTGTTTTGGCGGCGGCGCTCGGCGGCTGGTATCTGGATGGCGGGCGGGTACGTTCGGCCAGCCTTTTCGGCAGCCAGGTAAGCCGTGGTCACTGGCCGCTCAAGCTGCCGCCGGTACAATGGAGCGCACGCCTGGCCCTGCGCCTGTTCCCTTACCTGTCGGGGCGGCGGCTCAAGCGTGGGCCGGAAGATGAACCCATCGGCATTGTGCGGGAATTCCTGCACTGGCAGAGATTGTTCGGGCGCTTCGGCGAGCCGGAGCGCGACTGGTGGGCGGGACTGGCCGAGGTCAGACTGCCGGTACTGGCGGTCAGCGCTGTCGGCGATCGGCAGGATCCTGCCTGGGCCTGTCGCAAGTTGCTGCAGCAGTGCGGCCAGGCCAGCACGACCTTCCTGTTGCTGAGCAAGGCCAATGGCTTTTCCAGCGACTTCGGCCATATTGAAATGCTGGTCAGCAAGGAGGCGCAAACCGAAGTCTGGCCGTTGGTAAAGCATTGGTTGCAACATCTGCAGTTACCGCCAGATATCTCGGAGTAG
- a CDS encoding zinc transporter ZntB, whose protein sequence is MVDQDSALLHAFVLDGQGGARSIDRRELDELQLGAQESLWLHWDRGQAQAQRWLRESSGLDEFSCDLLLEENTRPRLLPLPDNELLVFLRGINRNPGAEPEDMVSVRIFADAQRVISLRLRPLLATDALIADLCAGKGPRTSSELLLELARHLTDRVDDLVAELSEQLEAEEDRLDSDERYRPDHGLMLQVRRRAASLRRFLAPQRDLYAQLVRSRQPWFVEDDGDYWNELNNSLTRYLEELELVRERVSLVLEAESQRLRERMDRIMYRFTVITGMFLPLTFLTGLLGINVGGIPGAESPTGFFVACGLMVVLAVAQLLLFRRWRWL, encoded by the coding sequence ATGGTCGATCAGGATTCGGCGTTGCTGCACGCCTTCGTGCTCGACGGGCAGGGGGGGGCGCGCAGCATCGACCGGCGCGAGCTGGACGAACTGCAGCTCGGCGCCCAGGAAAGCCTCTGGCTGCACTGGGATCGTGGCCAGGCGCAGGCGCAGCGCTGGTTGCGTGAAAGCAGCGGGCTGGACGAATTCAGTTGCGACCTGCTGCTGGAGGAAAACACCCGCCCACGCCTGTTACCGCTGCCAGACAACGAACTGCTGGTATTCCTGCGTGGCATTAACCGAAATCCGGGGGCCGAGCCGGAAGACATGGTCTCGGTGCGCATCTTCGCTGATGCTCAGCGGGTCATCTCGCTGCGCCTGCGCCCGCTGCTGGCCACCGACGCCCTGATCGCCGATCTGTGTGCTGGCAAAGGGCCGCGCACCTCTTCCGAGTTGCTGCTGGAACTGGCCCGGCACCTGACTGACCGGGTCGACGATCTGGTGGCCGAGCTGAGCGAGCAACTGGAAGCCGAAGAGGACCGTCTCGACAGCGACGAACGCTATCGTCCCGATCATGGCCTGATGCTGCAAGTGCGTCGCCGTGCGGCCAGCCTGCGGCGCTTCCTGGCGCCGCAGCGAGACCTCTATGCGCAGCTTGTCCGCAGCCGGCAGCCCTGGTTCGTAGAGGATGACGGTGATTACTGGAACGAGCTGAACAACAGCCTGACCCGTTACCTGGAAGAGCTGGAACTGGTTCGCGAACGCGTCAGCCTGGTGCTCGAAGCAGAGAGCCAGCGTTTGCGTGAGCGCATGGATCGCATCATGTATCGTTTCACGGTGATCACCGGCATGTTCCTGCCGTTGACGTTCCTGACCGGCCTGCTCGGCATCAACGTGGGCGGTATTCCGGGGGCAGAAAGCCCGACCGGGTTCTTCGTTGCCTGCGGCCTGATGGTGGTTCTGGCTGTCGCGCAACTGCTGCTGTTTCGGCGTTGGCGCTGGCTATGA
- the sigX gene encoding RNA polymerase sigma factor SigX, with product MNKAQTLPTRYDPRELTDEELVARAHDELFHITRAYEELMRRYQRTLFNVCARYLGNERDADDVCQEVMLKVLYGLKNFEGKSKFKTWLYSITYNECITQYRKERRKRRLIDALSLDPLEEASDEKTPKVEERGGLDRWLVHVNPIDREILVLRFVAELEFQEIADIMHMGLSATKMRYKRALDRLREKFSDNSET from the coding sequence TTGAACAAAGCTCAAACCCTGCCCACGCGTTACGATCCCCGCGAGCTCACCGATGAGGAGCTGGTGGCGCGCGCCCATGACGAGCTGTTTCACATCACCCGTGCCTACGAAGAGCTGATGCGCCGCTATCAGCGCACGCTGTTCAATGTCTGCGCACGTTACCTGGGGAACGAAAGAGACGCTGACGATGTCTGTCAGGAAGTGATGCTGAAAGTGCTCTACGGCCTGAAGAACTTCGAGGGCAAGTCCAAGTTCAAGACCTGGCTCTATAGCATCACTTATAACGAGTGCATCACCCAGTACCGTAAAGAGCGAAGAAAGCGCCGACTGATTGACGCCTTGAGTTTGGATCCGTTGGAGGAAGCCTCCGACGAGAAGACCCCCAAAGTCGAAGAGCGCGGCGGGCTCGATCGCTGGTTGGTACACGTTAATCCGATCGACCGGGAAATTCTGGTATTGCGCTTCGTTGCGGAACTGGAGTTCCAGGAGATCGCCGACATCATGCACATGGGCTTGAGCGCGACGAAAATGCGCTACAAGCGTGCGCTGGATCGGTTGCGGGAGAAATTTTCGGACAATTCCGAAACTTAA
- the ppsR gene encoding posphoenolpyruvate synthetase regulatory kinase/phosphorylase PpsR produces the protein MKRTAFFISDGTGITAETLGQSLLAQFENIQFTKLTRPYIDSVDKARAMVQQIDAAAERDGARPIIFDTIVNRDIRAILDTANGFMIDIFSTFLSPLEQELSSHSSYSVGKSHSIGQNSNYMERIEAVNFALDNDDGARTHYYDKADLILVGVSRCGKTPTCLYMAMQYGIRAANYPLTEDDMERLQLPESLKKYRDKLFGLTIDPDRLTAIRHERKPNSRYASYAQCEFEVREVENLFRRENIAFINSTHFSVEEISAKILVEKGVERRLK, from the coding sequence ATGAAACGAACCGCTTTCTTCATCTCCGACGGCACCGGCATCACCGCCGAAACCCTGGGCCAGAGCTTGCTCGCGCAGTTCGAGAATATCCAATTCACCAAACTCACGCGTCCTTATATCGACAGCGTCGATAAAGCGCGCGCCATGGTACAACAAATCGATGCGGCCGCCGAAAGGGACGGCGCACGTCCGATCATCTTCGACACCATCGTCAATCGCGATATCCGTGCGATCCTCGATACGGCAAATGGTTTCATGATCGACATCTTCTCCACCTTTCTCTCGCCACTGGAACAGGAGCTGAGCTCGCACTCCTCCTACTCCGTCGGCAAGTCGCACTCCATCGGCCAGAACTCCAACTACATGGAGCGTATCGAGGCGGTCAACTTCGCCCTGGACAACGATGACGGTGCGCGCACTCACTATTACGACAAGGCCGACCTGATCCTGGTCGGCGTGTCGCGCTGCGGCAAGACGCCCACCTGCCTGTACATGGCCATGCAGTACGGCATCCGCGCCGCCAACTACCCGTTGACCGAAGACGACATGGAGCGCCTGCAACTGCCCGAGTCGTTGAAGAAGTACCGCGACAAACTGTTCGGCCTGACCATCGACCCGGATCGTCTCACCGCCATCCGCCACGAGCGCAAACCCAACAGCCGCTATGCCAGCTACGCCCAGTGCGAGTTCGAGGTGCGCGAAGTAGAGAACCTGTTCCGCCGCGAAAACATCGCCTTCATCAACTCCACGCATTTCTCGGTGGAGGAAATTTCGGCCAAGATTCTGGTGGAAAAAGGCGTGGAGCGCCGTCTCAAGTAA
- the ppsA gene encoding phosphoenolpyruvate synthase has product MVEYVVSLDKLGVHDVEHVGGKNASLGEMISNLAGAGVSVPGGFATTAQAYRDFLEQSGLNAQIHAALDALDVDDVNALAKTGAQIRQWVMEADFPAELDKQIREAFATMSAGNDNMAVAVRSSATAEDLPDASFAGQQETFLNIRGVDNVIRATKEVFASLFNDRAIAYRVHQGFDHKLVALSAGVQRMVRSETGTAGVMFTLDTESGFRDVVFITGAYGLGETVVQGAVNPDEFYVHKPTLEAGRPAILRRNLGSKAIKMVYGDEAKAGRSVKTVDVDRAERARFCITDAEVSELAKQALIIEKHYGRPMDIEWAKDGDDGKLYIVQARPETVKSRSSATVMERYLLKEKGTVLVEGRAIGQRIGAGKVRVIHDVSEMDKVQPGDVLVSDMTDPDWEPVMKRASAIVTNRGGRTCHAAIIARELGIPAVVGCGNATSVLKDGQGVTVSCAEGDTGFIFEGELGFDIRKNSVDAMPELPFKIMMNVGNPDRAFDFAQLPNEGVGLARLEFIINRMIGVHPKALLNFASLPAEIKDSVEKRIAGYGDPVDFYVEKLVEGISTLAAAFWPKKVIVRLSDFKSNEYANLIGGKLYEPEEENPMLGFRGASRYISESFRDCFELECRALKKVRGEMGLSNVEIMVPFVRTLGEASQVVELLASNGLARGQDGLKVIMMCELPSNAILAEEFLEFFDGFSIGSNDLTQLTLGLDRDSGIVAHLFDERNPAVKKLLANAIAACNKAGKYIGICGQGPSDHPDLAKWLMEQGIESVSLNPDSVLDTWFFLAEGGAA; this is encoded by the coding sequence TTGGTAGAGTACGTAGTTTCCCTCGATAAGCTCGGCGTCCACGATGTAGAGCATGTGGGGGGCAAAAACGCATCCCTCGGCGAGATGATCAGCAACCTGGCTGGCGCCGGCGTCTCGGTTCCCGGCGGTTTCGCCACTACGGCTCAGGCCTATCGCGACTTCCTCGAGCAGAGCGGCCTGAATGCCCAGATCCACGCGGCCCTCGATGCGCTCGACGTCGACGACGTCAACGCCCTGGCCAAGACCGGCGCGCAGATTCGCCAGTGGGTCATGGAAGCCGACTTCCCGGCCGAGCTGGACAAGCAGATTCGCGAAGCCTTCGCCACCATGAGCGCCGGCAACGACAACATGGCCGTGGCGGTACGTTCCTCTGCCACCGCCGAAGACCTGCCGGACGCCTCCTTCGCCGGTCAGCAGGAAACCTTCCTCAACATCCGCGGCGTGGACAACGTGATCCGCGCCACCAAGGAAGTGTTCGCTTCCCTGTTCAACGACCGTGCCATCGCCTACCGCGTGCACCAGGGCTTCGACCACAAGCTGGTCGCCCTGTCTGCTGGTGTGCAGCGCATGGTGCGTTCGGAAACCGGCACCGCCGGGGTGATGTTCACTCTGGACACCGAGTCCGGCTTTCGTGACGTGGTGTTCATCACCGGCGCCTACGGCCTCGGCGAGACCGTGGTGCAGGGCGCGGTGAACCCCGACGAATTCTACGTGCACAAGCCGACCCTGGAAGCGGGCCGTCCGGCGATCCTGCGTCGCAACCTGGGCAGCAAGGCGATCAAGATGGTCTACGGCGACGAGGCCAAGGCCGGTCGTTCGGTCAAGACTGTCGACGTCGACCGCGCCGAGCGTGCGCGTTTCTGCATCACCGACGCAGAGGTCAGCGAGCTGGCCAAACAGGCGCTTATCATCGAGAAGCACTATGGCCGCCCGATGGACATCGAGTGGGCCAAGGACGGTGACGACGGCAAGCTGTACATCGTCCAGGCTCGTCCGGAAACCGTGAAGAGCCGTTCCAGCGCCACCGTCATGGAGCGCTACCTGCTGAAAGAGAAGGGCACCGTACTGGTGGAAGGCCGCGCCATCGGTCAGCGCATCGGCGCCGGCAAGGTGCGGGTGATCCACGACGTGTCCGAGATGGACAAGGTGCAGCCAGGCGACGTGCTGGTTTCCGACATGACCGATCCGGACTGGGAGCCGGTGATGAAACGCGCCAGCGCCATCGTCACCAACCGCGGCGGGCGTACCTGTCACGCGGCGATCATCGCCCGTGAGCTGGGTATCCCGGCTGTGGTCGGTTGCGGCAACGCCACCAGCGTGCTCAAGGACGGCCAGGGCGTCACCGTGTCCTGCGCCGAAGGGGATACCGGCTTCATTTTCGAGGGCGAACTGGGCTTCGACATCCGCAAGAATTCGGTCGATGCCATGCCCGAACTGCCGTTCAAGATCATGATGAACGTCGGTAACCCGGATCGTGCCTTCGACTTCGCCCAACTGCCGAACGAAGGCGTGGGTCTGGCCCGCCTGGAGTTCATCATCAACCGCATGATCGGCGTGCACCCCAAGGCGCTGCTGAACTTCGCCAGCCTGCCGGCGGAGATCAAGGATAGCGTCGAGAAACGTATCGCCGGTTACGGTGATCCGGTCGACTTCTACGTCGAGAAGCTGGTCGAGGGCATCAGCACCCTGGCCGCCGCTTTCTGGCCGAAGAAGGTCATCGTGCGCCTGTCGGACTTCAAGTCCAACGAGTACGCCAACCTGATCGGCGGCAAGCTGTACGAGCCGGAAGAAGAGAACCCGATGCTGGGTTTCCGTGGCGCCTCGCGCTACATCAGCGAGAGTTTCCGCGACTGCTTCGAGCTGGAATGCCGTGCACTGAAGAAGGTGCGTGGTGAGATGGGCCTGAGCAACGTCGAGATCATGGTGCCCTTCGTGCGTACCCTGGGTGAGGCCTCGCAAGTGGTCGAGCTGCTGGCCAGCAACGGCCTGGCCCGCGGTCAGGATGGCCTGAAGGTCATCATGATGTGCGAGCTGCCGTCCAACGCCATCCTGGCCGAGGAGTTCCTCGAGTTCTTCGACGGTTTCTCCATTGGCTCCAACGATCTGACCCAGCTAACCCTGGGCCTGGATCGCGACTCCGGCATCGTCGCTCACCTGTTCGACGAGCGTAACCCGGCGGTCAAGAAGCTGCTGGCCAACGCCATCGCCGCGTGCAACAAGGCCGGCAAGTACATCGGCATCTGCGGCCAGGGGCCCTCGGATCACCCGGATCTGGCCAAGTGGCTGATGGAGCAGGGCATCGAGAGCGTTTCGCTGAACCCGGACTCGGTACTCGACACCTGGTTCTTCCTCGCCGAGGGTGGCGCTGCCTGA